A genomic window from Oceanobacillus timonensis includes:
- a CDS encoding iron-containing alcohol dehydrogenase, with translation MDSIFQPKQITIGENSLQDIGKCAKKQKITRLLVIIDKFLTTEPLNYDDKVNQMIKKENIVVTFFSDYQGEPTTDHLKAALSVAKKERINGVAAIGGGSAIDIAKATALFYRDPQMEWSAITKQDSLKRLPLIAVPTTAGTGSEATKVMVITDKKKGIKMNPGHSDLIPDIAILDPVLTSSLPKQFTAYTGVDALTHAIEAFVSTKANLATDQYALTAIQIAGRSLPVVYNDGRNIPAREEMLLASTYAGIAFSNASTNLAHAAGRALGSRFHIPHGLSVAVLLPLVMRFGLQEAPERYAQIAIALGENANKDIHELAEQSIQIIEKYCDDFQIWKDALNYIHLQDLQDNIDCLVKDALNGNGILTNRIVPSSSDIRKLFLNLVEKLNKVKAIKQV, from the coding sequence ATGGATTCAATATTTCAGCCAAAACAAATTACGATAGGTGAAAACAGCTTACAAGACATTGGGAAGTGTGCTAAAAAGCAAAAAATCACACGCTTGTTGGTTATAATAGATAAATTTTTAACAACAGAACCGTTAAATTATGATGATAAAGTGAATCAAATGATAAAAAAGGAAAATATTGTTGTAACTTTCTTTTCGGATTATCAAGGAGAACCAACTACTGACCATTTAAAAGCAGCTTTAAGCGTTGCGAAAAAAGAACGGATTAATGGCGTAGCTGCTATTGGAGGAGGGAGTGCAATTGATATTGCGAAAGCAACAGCACTTTTTTATAGGGACCCTCAGATGGAATGGAGTGCAATAACGAAGCAGGACAGTCTAAAAAGACTGCCTTTAATAGCTGTTCCGACTACTGCAGGAACAGGTTCTGAAGCAACGAAGGTTATGGTTATTACAGATAAAAAAAAAGGCATCAAAATGAATCCAGGGCATTCCGATTTAATTCCTGATATAGCTATACTTGATCCAGTTTTAACGAGTAGTTTGCCGAAACAATTTACTGCATATACCGGAGTGGATGCTTTAACGCATGCAATTGAAGCCTTTGTATCAACAAAAGCCAACTTAGCAACGGATCAATATGCGTTAACAGCGATTCAAATTGCAGGGAGATCTTTACCAGTTGTATACAATGATGGAAGGAATATTCCAGCCAGAGAAGAAATGTTGTTAGCCAGTACGTATGCGGGAATTGCATTTTCTAATGCTTCTACAAATTTAGCTCATGCTGCTGGAAGAGCGTTAGGATCCAGATTCCATATTCCACATGGATTAAGTGTAGCAGTGTTATTGCCGCTAGTTATGCGCTTTGGTTTGCAGGAAGCTCCTGAAAGATATGCGCAAATTGCGATTGCTTTAGGAGAGAATGCAAATAAAGATATACATGAACTTGCTGAGCAATCGATACAAATTATTGAAAAGTATTGTGATGATTTTCAAATATGGAAGGATGCTTTGAACTATATTCACCTTCAGGATTTACAGGATAACATTGACTGCTTAGTAAAAGATGCTTTGAATGGGAATGGTATTTTAACTAATCGAATTGTCCCTTCAAGCTCTGATATAAGAAAATTATTTTTAAACTTGGTTGAAAAATTAAATAAAGTAAAAGCAATCAAACAAGTATAA
- a CDS encoding GlcG/HbpS family heme-binding protein, protein MREVNLELAKKLIDGAEKEAQNIGVSMVISVVNEGGNLIAVHRMDDAWLASIDIAQNKAWTSVALKMPTSNLAEATVPHAELYGINTTNNGRLVLFGGGIPLVENDQVVGAVGVSGSSVEHDMQVAQAAVDVFDNG, encoded by the coding sequence ATGCGTGAAGTGAATCTTGAACTAGCAAAAAAACTTATTGATGGTGCTGAAAAAGAAGCCCAAAATATCGGGGTTTCTATGGTTATATCCGTTGTCAATGAAGGCGGAAATCTTATCGCTGTCCATCGTATGGACGATGCATGGCTGGCCAGTATTGACATCGCACAAAATAAAGCTTGGACTTCTGTTGCGCTAAAGATGCCAACTTCGAATTTAGCTGAGGCAACGGTTCCACACGCAGAACTGTATGGAATAAACACGACAAATAATGGACGGCTCGTTCTTTTCGGGGGAGGCATTCCGTTAGTAGAAAATGATCAAGTTGTAGGTGCTGTAGGGGTAAGCGGAAGTTCTGTAGAGCATGATATGCAAGTAGCACAGGCGGCAGTAGATGTTTTTGATAATGGCTGA
- a CDS encoding TRAP transporter substrate-binding protein, with protein MKRLFLSIFVIFVFSLMVFLGNERLSRLSGSTELEVITLRAAQSKAWNHPVSQGIDKFAELVEEKSDGEIIIETYHDGLIGDDREVIESAQRGSIAFASSSTPNMTSFTNYFTAWDLPYIFENKEEVYKAIDGEPGDIVREEMEQSGFKVIFFPDYGFRQIVNNIKPVEKPSDLNGMKIRTTNSRIEQGDFTAFGASPTPVAWSEVFTALQQGTVDGEGNSYSLLWDSKHQEVLSHATEVNYNYSSDILVMNKELYEELEPDQQEIIMEAGQEAMEWQRIVATKRDEEAKQQFIDDGIEIYEPTDEEYLEWKQATEIVWDQYVREGYADPDYVDIILDTLGKTKENIFEEKRR; from the coding sequence ATGAAAAGGCTATTTCTCTCGATTTTCGTTATTTTCGTATTTTCTTTGATGGTTTTTTTAGGTAATGAAAGGTTATCCAGACTTTCCGGATCAACGGAATTAGAAGTCATTACACTTAGAGCTGCTCAGTCAAAAGCTTGGAATCATCCTGTTTCGCAGGGAATCGATAAATTCGCTGAACTGGTAGAAGAAAAATCAGATGGAGAAATAATCATTGAAACGTATCATGATGGATTGATCGGAGATGACAGAGAAGTGATTGAAAGTGCACAAAGAGGAAGTATTGCTTTTGCCAGCTCCTCTACACCGAATATGACCAGTTTTACAAATTACTTTACTGCTTGGGATTTGCCTTATATTTTTGAAAATAAAGAAGAAGTATATAAAGCAATTGATGGAGAGCCCGGAGATATTGTTCGAGAAGAGATGGAGCAATCAGGATTTAAGGTTATTTTCTTTCCAGACTATGGTTTCCGACAAATTGTTAATAACATTAAGCCAGTTGAAAAGCCATCTGATCTTAATGGGATGAAAATTAGAACAACAAATTCAAGGATTGAACAGGGAGATTTTACTGCTTTTGGGGCAAGTCCGACTCCTGTTGCTTGGTCTGAAGTTTTTACAGCATTGCAGCAAGGAACAGTGGATGGCGAGGGCAATTCGTATTCTCTTTTATGGGATTCGAAGCATCAGGAAGTACTCTCGCATGCAACGGAAGTAAACTATAATTATAGTTCAGATATTCTCGTTATGAATAAAGAACTCTACGAAGAGTTAGAACCAGACCAGCAGGAAATTATTATGGAGGCTGGTCAGGAAGCGATGGAATGGCAAAGAATCGTTGCAACAAAAAGAGATGAGGAGGCTAAACAGCAATTTATAGATGATGGAATTGAAATATATGAACCTACGGATGAAGAGTATTTAGAATGGAAGCAGGCGACAGAAATAGTCTGGGATCAATATGTAAGGGAAGGATATGCCGATCCCGATTACGTTGACATTATTTTAGATACATTGGGAAAGACAAAAGAGAATATTTTTGAAGAAAAAAGGAGGTGA
- a CDS encoding GNAT family N-acetyltransferase — translation MTITFMKIDKSNYKKCSLLKVNDNQKDFVAPNWYSVLEAVYEEEEKHPYAIYDEEEMVGFLMYSYYRADEEYGKDSWWLERFMVAKDFQGKGYGKASIKKFIKDFQGDYPAEELRTSAVKDNHVAITLYEHSGFQRTGEFVEGEAVLLLDG, via the coding sequence ATGACAATCACATTTATGAAAATTGACAAGTCGAACTATAAAAAATGCTCGTTATTAAAGGTGAATGATAATCAAAAAGATTTTGTAGCTCCGAATTGGTATTCCGTTTTGGAAGCTGTATATGAAGAAGAAGAGAAACATCCATATGCGATTTATGATGAAGAAGAGATGGTTGGGTTTTTAATGTATTCTTATTACCGTGCAGATGAAGAATATGGTAAAGATTCATGGTGGCTGGAACGATTTATGGTTGCGAAAGATTTCCAAGGTAAAGGTTACGGCAAAGCATCGATAAAGAAATTTATTAAGGATTTTCAGGGAGATTATCCGGCGGAAGAATTACGCACATCAGCTGTGAAAGATAATCATGTAGCTATCACATTGTATGAACATAGCGGTTTTCAGCGGACAGGGGAGTTTGTTGAAGGAGAAGCTGTGCTGTTGTTGGATGGTTAG
- a CDS encoding GntR family transcriptional regulator has product MIDETLYIPLHIQIYKSLKEKITAQKYTEKIPSERELMDMYSVSRTTIREAVTKLVNDGLLIKVHGKGTYVNKKPPIQEWLSSLNSFTETVRRMGMVPGSKLLTSKKLAADKHQIEVFEEDVLMIERLRYADEKPIAIEKHYYPLSIGERLTQFNLDKETIYDLLENELGIVLDEAEQYITTEIIEDHLAQYLEIPYGSNVLLVERIIVDDIGNVIEYYTGQFRPDKYTFRMKTKRAINKK; this is encoded by the coding sequence ATGATTGATGAGACATTATATATTCCATTACATATCCAAATTTATAAAAGTTTAAAAGAAAAAATAACAGCGCAGAAGTATACTGAAAAAATACCAAGTGAGCGAGAATTAATGGATATGTATTCAGTAAGCAGAACTACAATAAGGGAAGCTGTAACAAAGCTAGTAAATGACGGATTGTTAATTAAAGTGCATGGAAAAGGAACTTATGTAAATAAGAAACCTCCGATTCAAGAGTGGTTATCTTCTTTGAACAGTTTTACAGAAACAGTAAGAAGAATGGGGATGGTGCCAGGCAGCAAACTATTAACTTCTAAAAAGTTAGCAGCAGATAAACATCAGATAGAAGTATTTGAAGAAGATGTATTAATGATAGAAAGACTTCGTTACGCGGATGAAAAGCCCATTGCAATTGAGAAGCATTACTATCCATTATCAATCGGGGAACGCTTAACCCAATTTAATCTAGATAAAGAAACAATATATGACTTATTAGAAAATGAGTTAGGTATTGTTCTAGATGAAGCAGAACAGTATATAACAACAGAGATAATTGAAGATCATTTAGCACAATATTTAGAGATACCTTATGGCTCAAATGTATTGCTTGTAGAGAGAATAATAGTTGATGATATAGGTAATGTCATTGAGTATTATACTGGGCAATTTCGCCCTGATAAGTATACGTTTCGTATGAAAACGAAAAGGGCCATTAATAAAAAGTAA
- a CDS encoding TRAP transporter large permease subunit, with translation MEAVVDNKSDNHSNEPPNFWMKGLSLLDRRFEEIFIVSGFLIFIILINLQVINRYLLPFLDIGNITTWTEELSRYLFIFVSFLGASLAIRKRESIQVSILTDKLPTSIQKGLLLSNTLFMFYFSYMMIVNGFELISFQIDTHQTTPALSIPMAVPYSAVPIGFALIMIRLIQIFIEDTKEISMKEGLLGITFAIIMILPIAFLGEAAISLVLFGYFILFILIGLQIAFALGASTLATVLATDAIPVDFFPQTAFTSIDNFPIMAVPFFIAAGVIMGGGAIIKRLLNLSDELLGFLPGGLALVAIITSMFFSAISGSGPATVAAIGTLLIPAMVKQGYNPGFATGVVATAGTIGVIIPPSNPLVIYGVVSQESISQLFLAGILPGVFTGIILLIVTFIISKKNGWQGERTSFNLKNSAKAAWDAKLALLVPVIILGGIYGGFMTPTEAAAVAAAYGIVVGMFVYKDLGLKGVYQSLVKAGITSSMIIMLMIMASIFGRLITLEQVAEIVAEFVLSLSENKYIILLFLNLFLLLIGLVLEALAAIVILTPILLPMAMAVGLDPVHFGLIMIFNLAVGFITPPVGVNLFVAASTAKIKIEEIIKGNKYLLLTMIVLLILLTYIPELSMWLPELVRS, from the coding sequence GTGGAAGCAGTTGTAGATAATAAAAGTGATAATCATTCCAATGAACCACCCAATTTTTGGATGAAGGGTCTTTCTTTACTTGATCGTAGATTTGAAGAAATTTTCATTGTGTCAGGATTTTTGATTTTCATTATTCTGATTAATCTTCAGGTAATTAATCGTTATTTACTACCATTTTTAGATATTGGAAATATTACTACATGGACGGAAGAGCTTTCAAGATACTTGTTTATATTCGTATCTTTTTTAGGAGCTAGCCTGGCAATACGAAAAAGGGAATCTATTCAGGTCAGCATATTAACCGATAAACTGCCAACAAGCATCCAAAAAGGTCTTCTGCTATCAAATACATTATTTATGTTCTATTTTAGCTATATGATGATAGTTAATGGTTTTGAGCTAATATCCTTTCAGATTGATACACACCAAACAACACCTGCCTTATCCATTCCGATGGCAGTTCCTTACAGCGCCGTACCGATTGGATTTGCACTAATTATGATTCGTTTAATCCAGATATTTATAGAAGATACCAAAGAAATATCTATGAAAGAAGGATTATTGGGAATTACTTTCGCTATTATCATGATTCTTCCCATTGCTTTTCTCGGAGAAGCGGCAATTTCACTTGTATTATTTGGTTATTTTATTCTATTTATATTAATCGGTTTGCAAATTGCATTTGCTCTGGGGGCAAGTACGTTGGCAACCGTTCTGGCCACTGACGCAATTCCGGTTGATTTTTTTCCGCAAACAGCATTTACAAGTATTGATAACTTTCCTATTATGGCGGTTCCATTTTTTATTGCAGCAGGGGTTATTATGGGTGGAGGAGCAATTATCAAACGGTTATTAAATTTGTCAGATGAATTGTTAGGATTTTTACCTGGCGGTTTAGCATTAGTAGCCATTATTACTTCGATGTTTTTTTCAGCAATAAGTGGTTCTGGACCCGCGACGGTAGCAGCTATCGGGACATTGCTCATACCTGCAATGGTTAAACAAGGGTATAATCCAGGCTTTGCAACTGGAGTGGTGGCGACAGCTGGGACAATTGGAGTTATTATTCCTCCTAGTAACCCTTTGGTTATTTATGGTGTTGTATCGCAAGAGTCTATCTCTCAATTATTTCTTGCTGGTATCCTTCCAGGCGTTTTTACCGGCATCATTTTATTAATTGTAACTTTTATCATTTCCAAGAAAAATGGCTGGCAGGGTGAACGAACATCATTTAATCTCAAAAATTCCGCAAAGGCTGCTTGGGACGCTAAACTTGCGTTATTGGTTCCAGTGATCATTTTAGGCGGGATTTATGGCGGCTTTATGACTCCTACCGAAGCTGCAGCAGTAGCCGCTGCTTATGGTATTGTTGTCGGTATGTTTGTATATAAAGATTTAGGCTTAAAAGGTGTTTATCAAAGCCTTGTTAAAGCAGGCATTACTTCTTCCATGATTATAATGTTAATGATTATGGCAAGCATATTTGGCCGGTTAATCACATTGGAACAAGTGGCAGAAATTGTGGCTGAATTTGTCTTATCATTAAGTGAAAATAAATACATCATCCTCTTATTCTTAAATCTATTCTTATTACTTATCGGTTTAGTATTAGAAGCATTGGCCGCAATCGTAATACTGACGCCGATACTATTACCAATGGCCATGGCAGTTGGCCTTGACCCAGTTCATTTTGGACTGATAATGATCTTTAACTTAGCAGTAGGTTTTATTACACCCCCAGTCGGAGTTAATTTATTTGTAGCAGCCAGTACTGCGAAAATCAAAATCGAAGAAATTATTAAAGGAAATAAATATTTACTCTTAACGATGATTGTTCTTCTTATATTACTTACGTACATTCCAGAACTTAGTATGTGGCTGCCGGAGTTGGTGAGAAGTTAA
- the thrS gene encoding threonine--tRNA ligase codes for MTNEVKIIFPDGKESYVEKGISLRNIAESISIGLAKKAVAGKVNGKLVDLSYSISEESVIELLTLESEEGLEVMRHTAAHILAQAVEHLYGKGNVQFGVGPVIDYGFYYDMKCQESITQADLVKIEKEMQSIIQENIPIRSYALSLEQAEAYFKQQNQPYKIELLKSIPKDEPITIYKQGDFSDLCRGPHLPSTGYVKAFHLTNLAGAYWRGDSDNEMLQRIYGIAFAKKKDLEAHLHFLEEAEKRDHRKLGKQLELFMFSEEAPGMPFYLPNGQMIRQKLEEFSREAQLKAGYQEVRTPLLMNQQLWEESGHWDHYHENMYFSEVDHTNFALKPMNCPGHMLIYKQKLHSYRDLPIRLAEFGQVHRHEYSGALNGLLRVRTFCQDDAHIFAREDQIEAEMEKAIDLIDKIYGVFGFSYAVELSTRPEKSMGEDAAWELSEQALENVLKRMELPYQVNEGDGAFYGPKIDFHIKDALGRSHQCATLQLDFQMPEKFDLTYINAANEKVRPVVIHRAIYGSIDRFLGILIEHFAGAFPVWLAPVQAVILPVSSVHHSYANQLKEIFEEAGIRMETDYREEKLGLKLREAQMKKIPYIFVVGDKEEEQQAINVRKYGEKQSQSVSVRNVLDRLKHEIAEKQI; via the coding sequence ATGACAAATGAAGTAAAAATCATATTTCCGGATGGAAAAGAAAGCTATGTAGAAAAAGGAATTTCATTAAGAAACATCGCAGAAAGCATATCGATTGGTTTAGCGAAGAAAGCAGTAGCAGGAAAGGTGAATGGCAAACTGGTAGATCTCAGTTATTCGATTTCCGAAGAGAGTGTGATTGAACTGTTGACACTGGAGTCGGAAGAAGGACTGGAGGTTATGCGGCATACTGCTGCACACATTTTAGCACAGGCAGTGGAGCACCTTTACGGGAAAGGGAATGTTCAATTTGGGGTTGGCCCGGTGATTGATTATGGGTTTTATTATGATATGAAGTGTCAGGAATCCATAACGCAAGCTGATTTGGTAAAAATCGAAAAAGAGATGCAAAGCATTATTCAGGAGAATATCCCGATTCGTTCGTATGCACTCTCTTTAGAACAAGCAGAGGCGTATTTTAAACAGCAGAATCAGCCTTACAAAATAGAGCTGTTAAAGAGCATTCCCAAAGATGAACCGATTACGATTTATAAGCAGGGAGACTTCTCTGACCTATGCCGGGGGCCACATTTGCCATCTACTGGTTATGTAAAAGCATTTCACCTTACCAATTTGGCAGGCGCCTATTGGAGAGGAGATAGCGATAATGAGATGCTTCAACGTATTTATGGCATTGCCTTTGCAAAGAAAAAAGATTTAGAAGCGCATTTGCATTTCTTAGAAGAAGCTGAAAAAAGAGATCATCGTAAATTAGGAAAGCAATTGGAGCTGTTTATGTTTTCGGAAGAAGCACCAGGCATGCCGTTTTATTTGCCGAATGGTCAAATGATTCGTCAGAAACTCGAGGAGTTTTCCAGAGAAGCACAGCTAAAAGCAGGCTATCAGGAAGTGCGTACTCCGCTTCTGATGAACCAGCAGCTTTGGGAAGAATCCGGTCATTGGGATCACTACCATGAAAATATGTATTTTTCTGAAGTAGACCATACCAATTTTGCATTAAAACCGATGAATTGCCCAGGACACATGTTGATTTATAAACAAAAACTGCATTCGTATCGTGATTTGCCAATCAGGCTGGCTGAATTTGGGCAAGTACACCGACATGAATACAGTGGGGCGTTAAATGGACTGCTTCGTGTCCGTACTTTCTGTCAGGATGATGCCCATATTTTTGCTAGAGAAGATCAAATTGAAGCGGAAATGGAAAAAGCAATTGATTTGATAGATAAGATCTACGGAGTATTTGGTTTCAGCTATGCTGTTGAGTTATCTACTCGACCGGAAAAATCAATGGGGGAAGATGCTGCTTGGGAATTGTCAGAGCAAGCTCTAGAAAATGTTTTAAAGCGGATGGAGCTTCCTTACCAAGTCAATGAAGGGGACGGTGCGTTTTACGGCCCTAAAATTGATTTTCATATCAAAGATGCCTTAGGGCGCAGTCATCAATGTGCGACACTGCAATTGGATTTTCAGATGCCTGAAAAATTTGATTTAACCTATATTAATGCAGCTAATGAAAAGGTGCGTCCAGTTGTGATTCACCGGGCTATTTATGGTTCTATTGATCGCTTTTTAGGGATTCTGATTGAACATTTTGCGGGGGCTTTCCCGGTATGGCTGGCTCCTGTTCAAGCGGTTATCTTACCAGTTTCATCTGTGCATCATTCCTATGCAAATCAGCTAAAGGAAATTTTTGAGGAAGCTGGTATACGTATGGAAACAGACTATCGGGAAGAGAAGCTGGGGTTGAAATTAAGAGAAGCACAGATGAAGAAAATCCCTTATATCTTTGTTGTTGGTGATAAAGAAGAAGAGCAGCAAGCCATCAACGTCCGGAAATATGGGGAAAAACAGAGCCAGAGTGTATCTGTCAGGAATGTGTTAGACCGTCTTAAACATGAAATTGCTGAAAAGCAAATATGA
- the fdhA gene encoding formaldehyde dehydrogenase, glutathione-independent, whose product MMTNKGVVYKEPGVVAVEEIGYPELILRDGPGVNPLNVGRKCEHGVIVKVVTTNICGSDQHMVRGRTTAPSGLVLGHEITGEVVETGRDVEFIKKGDFVSVPFNIACGRCRNCKQQDTHICENVNPDRPGSAYGYVDMGGWVGGQSEYVMVPYADFQLLKFPDKDQAMEKILDLTMLSDIFPTGYHGAVSAGVKPGSTVYVAGAGPVGLAAAHSAQLLGASVVIVGDMIEERLEQARSFGCEAVNLREHANLEEQIEQILGDPEVDCAIDAVGFEASGHGENAEEAPATVLNSIMDITRAGGRLGIPGLYVTGDPGAKDKDAQEGALKIRFGLGFAKAHTFVTGQTPVMKYHRDLMQAILSDRAQIAKAVNATVISLNEAPDGYKAFDGGVAKKFVIDPHGSLK is encoded by the coding sequence ATGATGACAAATAAAGGCGTAGTGTATAAGGAACCGGGAGTAGTGGCAGTTGAAGAAATTGGATACCCAGAACTTATATTAAGAGATGGTCCAGGCGTCAATCCCTTGAACGTTGGGCGGAAATGTGAACACGGTGTCATTGTCAAAGTGGTTACAACGAATATATGTGGAAGTGACCAGCATATGGTTCGCGGCAGAACAACCGCTCCGTCCGGACTGGTTCTTGGCCATGAAATTACTGGAGAAGTAGTTGAAACAGGACGCGATGTAGAGTTTATTAAAAAAGGTGACTTTGTTTCCGTTCCGTTTAACATCGCTTGCGGGCGCTGCAGAAATTGCAAACAGCAGGATACACATATTTGCGAAAATGTGAACCCGGATCGTCCCGGTTCTGCATACGGTTATGTGGACATGGGCGGCTGGGTCGGCGGCCAGTCCGAATATGTGATGGTACCTTATGCAGATTTTCAGCTGCTGAAATTTCCTGATAAAGACCAGGCAATGGAAAAAATACTGGACTTAACGATGCTGTCTGATATCTTTCCAACAGGCTACCACGGTGCGGTAAGCGCAGGAGTTAAACCCGGGTCTACCGTATATGTAGCTGGAGCTGGACCTGTCGGATTAGCAGCAGCTCACTCTGCTCAGCTGCTGGGTGCGTCGGTTGTCATTGTCGGGGATATGATAGAGGAACGGCTGGAGCAAGCAAGAAGCTTTGGCTGTGAAGCGGTAAATTTGCGGGAGCATGCTAATTTAGAAGAACAGATCGAACAAATTCTGGGTGATCCGGAAGTGGACTGTGCCATTGATGCAGTCGGTTTCGAAGCGAGCGGTCACGGAGAAAATGCAGAAGAGGCTCCGGCCACTGTATTAAATTCTATCATGGATATTACCCGGGCTGGCGGACGTTTAGGGATTCCTGGGCTCTATGTAACAGGTGATCCGGGTGCTAAGGACAAGGATGCGCAGGAAGGGGCATTAAAAATCCGATTCGGTTTAGGTTTTGCCAAGGCGCATACATTTGTTACCGGGCAAACACCTGTCATGAAATACCACCGAGATTTGATGCAAGCTATTTTAAGTGACCGGGCACAGATTGCCAAAGCTGTAAATGCAACGGTGATTTCACTGAATGAAGCGCCAGATGGTTATAAAGCATTTGATGGCGGTGTTGCTAAGAAATTTGTTATTGATCCGCATGGTTCATTAAAGTAA
- a CDS encoding phage holin, producing the protein MNENVSKINNKWVRLAVLTIVFLNTAAMLLGYKLIPLSNEELVSVLSLIALFISEIWNHWKNNSYTSQAKEADKLMEKLKR; encoded by the coding sequence ATGAATGAAAACGTGTCAAAAATAAATAATAAATGGGTTCGATTGGCTGTATTAACGATTGTTTTCTTAAATACAGCGGCTATGCTTTTGGGCTACAAACTAATTCCTCTATCAAATGAAGAACTTGTTTCCGTATTATCGCTCATTGCCTTATTCATATCGGAAATCTGGAATCATTGGAAAAATAACAGCTATACGTCACAGGCAAAAGAAGCAGATAAACTAATGGAAAAGTTGAAACGCTAG
- a CDS encoding LysR family transcriptional regulator — MEIKDLLIFQSVAHNGSISKAADELNYVQSHVTAKIKSLESKLQTQLFDRHSRGTTVNSEGKKLLGYTEKILLMIEEMNKDFRDSDNPSGALEIGTIETVMKLPMVLSPFIRKFPKVDITLKTGVSQELMNHVLKHKLDGAFVSGIGKHPEIEQMNVFQEELVIISDSERVDYEHLKTKPLLVFNAGCSYRTRLENWLYDEGITDAKIMEFGTLETILGSVISGLGISLVSKSAVSHLEAAGVVQCYQIPQKYSDISTVFIRRADTYLTNTMAKFIDNIYEFKKTASSPFMQPMVHIPDQGKYLV, encoded by the coding sequence ATGGAGATTAAAGACTTATTGATTTTTCAGAGCGTTGCCCATAACGGAAGCATCAGTAAAGCAGCAGATGAACTTAATTATGTACAATCACACGTCACAGCCAAAATAAAATCTTTGGAATCAAAATTACAAACCCAATTATTTGATCGTCACAGCAGAGGAACCACAGTGAATTCAGAAGGAAAAAAACTTCTTGGCTATACCGAAAAGATATTATTGATGATAGAAGAAATGAATAAGGATTTTCGGGATTCCGACAATCCATCTGGTGCATTAGAGATTGGGACAATAGAAACCGTTATGAAACTCCCGATGGTCTTATCTCCCTTTATCAGAAAATTCCCTAAAGTAGATATAACATTGAAAACAGGCGTATCACAAGAACTCATGAACCACGTATTGAAACATAAGCTGGATGGCGCGTTTGTTTCAGGAATCGGTAAACATCCGGAGATTGAACAAATGAACGTTTTCCAAGAGGAACTTGTTATCATATCTGACAGCGAAAGAGTTGACTATGAGCATTTAAAAACCAAGCCTCTACTCGTGTTTAATGCAGGATGCAGTTACCGGACACGTTTGGAAAACTGGTTGTACGATGAAGGTATAACAGATGCAAAAATCATGGAATTCGGTACATTGGAAACAATTTTAGGAAGTGTTATATCGGGGCTTGGCATCAGCCTTGTTTCCAAATCGGCAGTCAGCCATCTGGAAGCTGCCGGAGTCGTTCAATGTTACCAAATTCCTCAAAAGTATAGTGATATATCAACTGTTTTTATTAGACGGGCAGATACTTACTTAACAAATACGATGGCAAAATTTATTGATAACATCTATGAATTTAAAAAAACAGCTTCTTCTCCATTCATGCAGCCGATGGTTCATATTCCAGATCAAGGAAAGTATTTAGTATAG